A region of the Peromyscus leucopus breed LL Stock chromosome X, UCI_PerLeu_2.1, whole genome shotgun sequence genome:
TTTCACCCAATACTCAGTTGGAAACATTTCTTTGCTACCTATGCTGAGTGCATTGGGTTACATAGTTTAGTAGGTCTATGCTGTCCTTGTTTAAATTGTttctgccttttaagccacagctgtctgaatcagcaactgcagcTCCACCGCTACCAGCAGCGGTTAGGCCGCAAGGGCCGTAGATGGAGGGGAATCTGTTCCCTCAAGCTCCAACTCTTGCGAAGCTACAAAGAGAACCTAACTAAacctctctgtccctctaaagaactcaagattcaaaggttaatgtggaattctgctcttcagagagactgaatgaatagcaagtagctcacctcctctccttgctcaagtcctccaaaaagccctcatgCTTCTCCTCGCCCCTCCTTATCAACCCCttttcacctggctcctccctaccacttcctgtcagctaattgctgactcagcctcctgactgcatgtgaattttatttcatcaaacacacctttgcatcattaaacaaacgttccagagcataaacaaaagtaacaaaccttgaaataatattctacaacagctctGGTTTCCAAGGCAAGCATATTTAAGGGAATACAATTATAGTTTTAGGGAATTTGACTTCTCAGGACACTGAACGGAAAGGCAGAAAGGGACTCTAGGTATTGGCTAGGAAGATATATCTTGACTGCACAGGGGCAATTGTGTTATGTTTCACAATGAGAGCAATCAGAACCCTGGTTTGGAAACTGAGAACCTATTCAAAGACTAAGTAATCTCTTGCCCAAAACTTCTGGATAATGGAAACTTGCTGAGACCCAATAAAGGCAGGATCACCAAGAGATCACATGTGCTACTCAGAAGAAAGGTTTTGATCAACTCAGTCAGGAAGAACCCAGGCTAGCAGAGTGTGCAGAGGGTAACATCAATCTGGAATGTATGAGAGAACACGCCAAGTCTGCTTACCAACATAGTCTTCATGTTCAGGTACAGAGAGATTATAACAATGACATTTTATGTCATCTGCTGCTTTTCCTATTCCCTAGACTGCTAGGCTAATTTATAAGGAAATCAAGAAACAATATATTACAAGAGGGGGTATGACCAAATTGGCAAATCCCCATAATTTTCGAGACACAAAAATTTCTAATCTTTCCTAGTTATTTCTTGATGACGCCAAACCCCACCaggaataaaacaaaaggaaaccaaCATGCCAAAGGAACATCTGTCCTCCCGTGTTTATTTTCTCTATACTTAGAACAGCCAGAAAAACGAATCAACACAGAATCCAGCAACTGGCCAGCGCATGAAGCAAGCAGATTGTTACACAGCGGAGTCTTGTTCAGCCTTAAGGATGAAGTTACCTCGTTTGAGGCAGTATGGATGAACCTGAAGGGCACTAATTTATGTAACAAGCTAGGCACCTACAGCTAACTACCACATTGGCAACAGAAacgagaaaaaagaaaaagaaaaacggaAACAAGATCACATCTTCCACCACctgtcccccaaaataaaacaagttggtaccaggaggaAAGGCTGTTTGGTTCAGGTGACTTATCAGACCCCCTGGCCCGAGGGGGAGACTGCTTCCTGCAGAACGAGGTGAAGGAGGTGGTTCTGCTCAGCAGTCAGCAGCGGCCACATCTCCACCTGCAGCTTCTTGATGCCTTCTGTGTCCTTTTCATGGGCAGCCATGACCAGGGACTGCAATAGCAAAAACAGCTCCTCAGGAAGCTGGCCGCTGCTATCCTGGCCGTGGCCGTCAAAAGCCTCCCAGGAGTATTTCTCCAGGGTCTGGGCGTGCTCGGGCAGCAGCTTGGCGGGCGGTGGttgcaggagcagcaggagcagcacaCGGGACACCTCACACCTGACAAGGATGTCTGCGAAGGCACCCAGTGTACCGGGAGAGGGCGCAGCAGAGCCTGGGGCCTGGTCCGGGAGCAGCAGCGGGAGGGGCAGGGTCGGGGCCACGCCAGGTCTTGGCTGGGGTcccggcgggggcgggggtgggagcTCGGGGTGCTGCACCGGGTGGCTGCCATGCTCCCGTGCCAGACGTTGCATGCGTGTAAAGAGCGCCAGGGCGCCGGTGTAGTCGCGCGCCAGCAGCTGGCAGGAGGCGGCGTCGCCGAGCGCCTGCAGGGCGGCCAGTGGCATCAGGGGCAGGTGCAGCTGAGCAGCGCGCTGAAAGTGACCTGCGGCAGCGGCCGGCTGGCCCAGGGCGCGAAGAGCGGCGGCCAGCTCAAGGCacagggcggcggcggcggcaggctGGCCCAGCTCCAGGTGAAGGCGCACAGCGGCGCCCAGGGCGCTGGCAGCCGCCTGCAGAGGCTCGCCGTAGGCGGCCGGACAGCCTAGGCGCTGGCGCGCGTCGCACTCCTGCCGCAGGAAGAGTCGAGCAGCCTCCGTGAGGGCCAGCGTCTCCCCGGGCCCGTGGAAGAGCGCCTGCTGGCAGCGCGCCACAGCTAGCTGGCACCAAGCGGCATAGGGCAGGCACTCCTGGGCGCGCAGTTCGCGGGCTAGCTGCGCGAACTGCTCCCCGGCCTCGGCCACGTTCGGCTTCCGCAGGAAGCGCTTCTTGAGCTTGTTGGACACCTGCCGGTAGCGGACCAAGAAGTCCCCAGCCTCAGAGCCAGGCCACGCACCGCCGCCGAGGGAAGACGCGGAGGCCGCCGCCATGTTAGCCCGCCGGCCGCGCCTCCTGACTTCCGGTTGGGGTGCGCTGACGAagcagccacagctacctcaagGCTAGCGCTTTGTCTTCACTGAGATCACGCATCACCTCAGCTTCCGCCTCAGCGCCCCAGTGCTCTCTCCAGACCCGCCCCCCCCCGTTGCCAAGGTGATACGCAGAGTGCTGCTGGAGGCAAGGCCCAGATGCCCGGAAAGCCAGGCAGAAAAGTAGGGCGGGGTCCCTGTGGCCACAGGCCCCATTTGTAAATAACACACTGTGGGGGCCCCGCTTGTTGACACATGAGGGGCGGGTAACAAGAGCTCCGCTTAGGCAAATATTGTAGGGCGGGGCCGAGCTTCTAGACTCTAACCACCTCCACAGACCCGAGACCTGCCTCAAGAGGCTAGAACTGGTCCTGACATGGCACCAGACTTCCGTAGTTTACACTTCATTGATAACCATTGCCAAAGTAGCCTCCTGGCAGATCTTGCTGATGAATAATGATTAATAAAGGTTAATAATGAGTCATAATCCTCCATGACCCTAGGCCCCACATGccactgttctgttctgttcatgTCTGCGTCCCCAGCCAGAAGGCCGCCTTTGCACGTGGGTCGTCTCTGCTCTGTGGTCTCCTATGAGAAGGCCATCTTTCTGATGCAGCTGGCCAGGCTGGCCCTGCATGCGTGTTCAGG
Encoded here:
- the LOC114687195 gene encoding 40-kDa huntingtin-associated protein, with translation MAAASASSLGGGAWPGSEAGDFLVRYRQVSNKLKKRFLRKPNVAEAGEQFAQLARELRAQECLPYAAWCQLAVARCQQALFHGPGETLALTEAARLFLRQECDARQRLGCPAAYGEPLQAAASALGAAVRLHLELGQPAAAAALCLELAAALRALGQPAAAAGHFQRAAQLHLPLMPLAALQALGDAASCQLLARDYTGALALFTRMQRLAREHGSHPVQHPELPPPPPPGPQPRPGVAPTLPLPLLLPDQAPGSAAPSPGTLGAFADILVRCEVSRVLLLLLLQPPPAKLLPEHAQTLEKYSWEAFDGHGQDSSGQLPEELFLLLQSLVMAAHEKDTEGIKKLQVEMWPLLTAEQNHLLHLVLQEAVSPSGQGV